ACCCAATTTCCGGAAACATCACATTGGTAGAACAGCTGGACAGAGAGGTAAACGTAACATAGGTCACGTGCTTTTGATAGAGATTTGAAtagattgttttctttttacttttgctgTGTGAACTTTAACATGTAAACcttaaaaaactcaaatatttttttcaccatGTCTTTAAATTTACTTGTTTTCCATCTCTACTCAGAAACAAGATTCTGTTGACGTTCTTGTTAGCATCACAGATGGGCAAAGCAAGGTATCAACATCTGGTTTAATATAATTATGGTGTTTAGTGCCATCATTTCTAAtgaatcaaacaaacaaaaacttgaacatgtgcattcttttcttcttttatctttttaggTTGTGGAAAGAGTTACAATATTTGTGATGGATGCAAATGATGAAAAACCTGAATTCCTTAACATGCCGGCAATCATTGATGTACTGGAAGTAAGTTTCGCTAGATATGTCTGCTTTATTAACCTGGAGTGTCTATCCACATAACTTGAAAAGGAAAGTATagtaaaaatatgaaagaaaatatacGTTAATATTAACATAATTGACGCATAATTTCTTTATAAGCGTAGAGACTTTAATTATTTGCTGTGTTTTAGACAACTGGGTCTGGCAGCAGCATCTACAAAGTCGAGGCAGTGGACAAAGACACAGGCTCAGGCGGCTCAGTCACCTTCTTCCTCCAGGTATTACTCGCCCATTCAGACCCCCGCACACTTTGGCTTCTGCAATAAATGAATGCAGaacatgaataaaagaaaaaaatgcttgaaATACATGCAAACTAAAACTAGATAGTTGGAATGTTAATCTTCTTGTCACAGAAATAACGTATAGATGTACTGATAACGAGGTTAACATCAGATTGGATAATTCCAGTgcttatgtgtgtatgtgcctggATATGCTGGTGTGATTATGAGGGTGGGGATTAAATCACAATTACATTTGTGTCAGGTACTGGAGGCTTAGAGGGCTGCTTTGGCAAAGGGTGGCAGAGACTGTTAAGTTGCACTTTGGACTATTAGGACCAAAAAACAGATGGCCTGAAGTGACAGTGGCGAGTGAGGCTTTGCACATCTGGACACAGCAGCTTTCACCTGCCTGCTCTGCCCTTGAGCATATGGACTCTTTACATCCAGATGGACAAAGAGATAGACTTTATAGACAATGTGACCTAATTTAAATCACTACtaagtgtttttttgcagcCATCTGACCGCTTTTTCCTGAAATCTCACGTGAGTGgttgtaaatgaggtttaaggGGTTTCAGAGACAGGCTTCTACTCATGTGATCtgaaatgtgtctctgtgtgtgcttttaAATGCCTGCTTTTGTCCTTTTCTCTGTTACAGAATCCTCAGTCCACTTTGTTTGCCATGGACCGTCATAGTGGTGTCCTTCGTATCAAGTCTGGAGAAATGTTGGACTatgagaaaacaaagacacactttGTGACTGTCATTGCAAGGGTAATGGATGCATCGTAACTCATTCAATGTTTCTGTCATGCAATAGTGTACTTCTGGCCTCAATTTTAATGTACCCTCTAAAGATTTTGACTGCAAACAATGCTTGCAGGGATTTTGGGATGGGACGAGGCAATCATTCATGGACGTTAACCTACAAGTCCTCTAAACCAGATGACCACATAGGTGGTTTGTTCTTATCCTATGATGAATGGAAGGATATATTCAACACGTTTGGTACGGCTCAAGGACACACAAAATACGTTAGAAATTTAAATACTGGATGTgatcatatattttttatttacaagatAACTTTACAGGGTACAACTTTCTCAAAACAGACGGAACTGTTCTTATGATTTTTATACAGGGCCCTCCTTTGAAACTGTATAAACATTACAAAGCATAAACATACGGTAGCTATacaaaaaatatctaaaaaaagaccaataaaaaacaaaaacaaattgcaacAATCTTGGGTGGAGCTACGTTCCGGATGCATCAACAGGGCTTCTGCAAAATGGTTTTGGGAAAGAACTtcttttggtgaaacatttgcaccgccacataaatatgaaataaacacacacaattcagtAACATGACtactatttaaattagctgtatacatggttaaatgtaatttgcttttaCCAGTGTGTCgccgtgtgtactttgtccGTAGTAATCCCCACTAATGGGTCCTAAAACGCCTCAATAGTAAATGACGTAAAGATCTTCTCTGTAAATCTTGACAACCATTCACCGCAAGTACCAAGCATGTCTGCCTCATTGTATGATCAAAatcttcttcaaaacttgctattttcagcatgtagcttgctTGCTTGAAGGTTGCTGTTGTTTCCCGAAGTGAATGGGCATCCTGTCAGGGAGCCATGCGCCGGATGTCCAGCTTTATCCTGGAAACGTACTCCCATGGATCAAAACTACACTCCTGCTATACTCCTGACTCATCATTGTGTCTCTAAAATGTGGATTTGAAttgcacatttcttttgttCCAGGATGGTGGTGGTGATTTCAATGGCAAGGAGCAGTTTATGTCATCCTCTGCTACCCTGACGATCAATGTGATTGACACACAAGACACTTCGCCAATTTTCATTGGGACACCGTATTTTGGCTACGTTTATGAAATCTCAGAGCcagtgagtttaaaaaaaacctttagtGATGTTCTATTTTGACTCTTTCACAACCTTTCAGTGTGAGTAACAACATTTCATGGCACTAGACTTTGAACATTTTGTCCTTATTCAAGTCCTTATTATTTCTACTGCATGTTTTCGTTTTGTGCTACATGCTATTTTATCCCATcatcaacattaaaaagttactaTTGGATACTATACTATTGGAGTTGTTTAATGTCTTACCAAATAAGGACTTTAAATATATTAGTAGTGACAATTGATATGATTGTATTTAGTGAGCCAGCTTTATATCAGATCATTTTTGTATCCTGGTTATCTTTAACTTCTACCTTGTGTCACCGTCGATATAACAGAAAAATCTTTCTGATGATCTTTTTCTCAGGGATCAGAAATATTCAATGTTGTAGCCAAAGATGGCGATGCAGGAAACCCAAATCCAATCCTTTATTCCTTTGACGATGGTAAGCATTTAACTTAGAAATTTATAACGATTttgaaataaagcaaaagcaGTCATTGGtctggtttgttgtttttctctccaggtGACGATGGTGTATTTAGGATCAATAAAACAAGTGGTTGTATCACACTGCTGACTCTCCCCATGTATCTGAAGAGAGAAAtctttaacattaaagtaaagGTAAGTTGCAGTTCATAAAGTACAACTGATCTggtgaaactaaaaaaaggcCAGAGACTCCTCTTTGACCTTTACCCCTATGCATCCAGGCATCAGAAGTAAGTCCTGAAGGCAGACTCATGGACTATGAGGTGACCACGGTGGTGATCCGTGTGGTGGACCTGAACAATAATCCACCTACATTCTATGGGGAGAACGGCCCACAGAACATGTTTGAGTTGACCATGTATGAGCATCCACCGGAAGGAGAGATACTCCGGGGGCTGAAAATCACTGTCAATGACTCCGATCAGGTGGGGAGACCAttattgtctttctgtgtctttcaGTGTTTCTCATTCACTGACTGATTgctataaaaatgttaaagctaTTTTTAAGTGATGTTTTACTGAGCTCCTATCATTTTTTAGCCCTGACACAGCATTATTGCTTTTAAAAGCTACCTCAGTTAACCAGGAGAGAGGAACAGTGATTATGTAATAACACTCATTTTCTGACCAAATCACATTGTTATCTAATAAGAAACTGATGTAATTTACAACTTTGTGTTCAGGCTGGATTCTGCCTCTGCACCTGTTAAATAACTTCAAGCCTGCCATTATCACAGACAATCCTtttaaaattacacaaattTGAAAGTAAGCCAACACAATTTTAAAGGTGCTACCTAACTGTGCCATTTGACAGCTTATGCAagtctctttgtgtttccagCTTTCTGTGTGAGCCTCGACCAAATGGCTGATGTTCCCTAAATGTGTTCTCTGTTAATACTGTTACAATATCAGGACAAGCTATCTTTGTCAAGCCATATTATGTTTCACCAAGAATATTGCTGCTGCTACTGATATCCTATTGATCTCTgatacattactgtaataatgaaaagacaaaaaagcttTTATAGTGATTGAAAGGACTGTATACTACATggattatactgtatgtctgcttGTGTTTGATAGCTTTGTAACAAATGCAGATTACAGTTACATAAATAGGTTCATGCATGTATAACAAAACATCATTCTCATAGTCATTTTTACTAATGAGTCTATCTGAAAAATGTGATgaggtgtgttgtgtttttgcagggtgcaaatgcTAAATTCAATTTGAAACTGATCGGGCCAGGAAGGATGCTACGAGTTGTCCCTCAGACTGTACTCAATGAGGCCCAGGTCACAATCTTAGTAGAAGACTCTGCGGCGATGGACTATGAGAAACATCACGTTCTCACATACAAGGTTAACCCATTGCACCACAGTAGACTAAAATGggagcacacatgcacacattttcttAACAAATGCCAGCATTATACCACACACATCTGTTGCTCTTTTTCCATTTACCGCATTCATTTTGAATCATTCTTCTCTCTTAGCTACTTGCAGTTGAGATCGACACACCCGAGAGATTCAGTGCCACAGCAGACATTGTCATTCATCTCCTGGACACTAACGACAACGCTCCAAAATTCTCCTCAGATTACTACATCGCCAGAATTCCAGAAAACTCACCCGGTGGCTCCAATGTGGTGTCAGTCACGGTGAGATAGTCTTCATTCTGTCTATAAAAACATGCCAACACCAATGTTCGTCACTATGAGCTAAAGAGCAATGCTGATTTTAACAAAATGCTCAAGAGGGCCACTAATTCCCTAAATGTAGACTTTTTGAGCGGTGGGGGTTGGgataatatgtcaaaaacatgTAGATAAAAGCTAGGCGAGGTAAGCTGCCAGATGGCTATcactttcattttgttgtgtaaCACCAAATTCccagatttttttcccctaatACTTAGTGGCACATGCAGCTGCAGCACAGAAATATGTGCAGAAATGATATGAACACTTTCAGCACCATGTTGGgaccatttaaaaaactaaaaaacagatagatggatagatggatagatagatagatagatagatagatggatagatggatagatggatagatggatagataggtagataggtagatagattgatagatagatagatagatagatagagagatagatagacagatagatagatagatcggtaaaaaagtgtttttacatttttagaaagcTTCATTTTGGACTAGCGCATCCTTCACACTTGTCAGTTCATATTAGCCCTGCAAAGGCTCAAAGCAACAGGGGTGCTTGCTGATAAATCCTGCCCTTGCGTGAACACCACAGAGGCTCATTTCCTTGATCCCAGGCAATTTCAATCAGATAAAAGAACAGCCAACAAGTGACCttggacacacagagacagcgACCAGGCATCCCTGCagcgacagacagacagacagattagCTGATGCCCATGATGATGTTACTAAAAAACAGTCTTTTTATAGCTGAACCTTGCATCATCTTCACAGTGCCACAAACAAACTCATagcatgtttttgttctctctATAATCTATCTTTTCTGTTCATCCACAGGCAACAGATCCCGACTCAGGACCTTGGGGTGAAGTGAAGTACTCTATCTACGGCTCTGGGGCTGACTTGTAAGTATAAGAATGTGAActtaaactaaaagaaatggGCTCATTTCACAGGAGGTGACTTAGCACCCGCTTCAAGTTCCTCTCATCCTTATAACACTATTATTCTACCACTGTTATCATATCTACTCCAGATAACTAGCTCAAGTATGAATGAAATTTGCTTATCAATGCTCAAGGCATTATCTCACTGTTAAACTAAGACGTGTTTAAAAGCTAGTGGCAAGATTTCATTTGTTATTctgcacaaaaaacatattttcatagTGCCAGACTACCTTTTTGTTGGCCTCCTGAGTCTATTTATTGGTCCTTGTGTAGAGATTATGTCAATGTGAACCTGTACATACGCTTATACAGCATTATTAGAAGTTGATACCATGAGTCTTTGTCAGCAATAGAAAAACAGACCAAACTATTCATAAAAAGCATCTAAGTCCCACTCATCTCAggaaattgatttatttaaatggcaGATGTGGTATTTTAACTGTAGACCACTGTACAAATATAGACCATCTTCAGCAAAAGCACATCTACCTGTAAGCTCCACAGAAATTTGTTTCACAGACTTGTTTTTTCATATGCTGTTTATTACACCTAAGCACTGTAGTCCCTCAGAGATTTGCAGGTATTTTCTCTATACTCCATTATTATTAGATTTTGAGCTAGACATCTCTGACAAAAAGCTCAGTGgtcacttttctttcttaataACACACAGTATGGCCAGAACTTGCCTTTTCATTTCACATCACTACAGATACCGTGCATCTTTATCACCTGCATTTTGTATTAAGTTTACATATTTCAATCTGCATGCCTTTAAGGACCACAATTTGACCTGGATTTGGAAACAGTAAAAGCAAAGGAAACCCAAACCTGTAACGTGCAGCTTCAACGTAAACAGATGTATGTTGGTAGGGATGTGTTCaatctgtcatttattttcccaTGAAACTACTTATTGCTGTATTTGATGACATTGTAGTAGAGTAGTTTTGGACCTCTCAGGACAGATTTTGAGCTTTGTAGCAATGAATTAGAGGCGATATGAAAAGTCACATGGAATCCAGGAAAATCATTTCCAAAGTAAGGAGAGGGGAGAGATTTGAAACACTTTTATCTTACTGCATGCTTGTTTGGTCAAAAAATATTGAAACTGTGTCACTTCAGAGTAACCCAAAAGTCCTCTTTGAGATGTGAAATTAAGCAAAAAATGGTTACATTTATTGGTACTGTGTCTGCAAAatcatgtatttatatttcgGACTTTACACTTTTTTGCAATCTCTTGCGGAATACTTCAGCATACACAGGACCAGGCACTCCTGATCTTTGCCTGCTGCCCTCTGCCTTTGTTAATCCTTTAATGGGATTGGAGGAGAAAATAGACTgttctctgcttctgactgtGACAAAGTCACTGTAGGGTTACTAAACAAGTCAGTCAAAGAAACAATCTAATTCCCTTCTTCCTCTGTATGTTTACACTTCAGACTTTCATGACTAAATAATTGGCTGTGGTATCATCATGAACAATAGTTCTTTAAAGCTTTCAAGTTCCAATTGCATCATGTGCTGTATAACTTGTTTGAGGAACCAGTCATGACTTTTCAAATAATCATGTCATCTGGTGAGTCATatattcttttttctgtttgctcaGCTAGAAAGAGATAACTTTGTCTACCCCTAATCTCTTAAAGTAGTTTAGGTAAGGGCTTTCAGTAGCCAAAATAATCGTAAATCTAAAGTACCAAGTCTCTGTTAAACCCCAGAGTGTGAAGCTCATCACTCCACAAAGTAGTTATGAGCAAAATGCTCAGAACTGAAAATAGAGGGTACAGATTCTCAGTAAGCTTAAGAAGAAAATGAAGGTTTACAAACAAATGTTCAAGACTGTGTGGCACAATGTAGTTCTCGATCACATGCATATGGTAAATCtgaatttaattaataaatttcCGTCACATTTACAGATTCCTGATCCAGCCTGTGTCAGGGATCATCTACACCCAGCCGTGGGCAAGCCTGGACGCGGAGGTGAGGTCCAAGTATAACTTCTATGTGAAGGCAGAGGACGCAGAGGGGAAGTACAGCCTGGCTGAGGTCTTTGTGACTGTGTTGGACCTGAATGACCACCCACCTGCATTCAATGACAACTTCCTCGAGAAAACCATGGTGATTGGAGCACCAGTGAAAATACAGGTATTTGCACTTTTGGGATTTACTATGTTGGATAAAGTGAAAGTCAACAATAAACTCAATACAATTACGTTTTTCAATGAAATGCATCAATACAGGCTGTAGACGACGATGCAGAAGTACCCAACAATGTCATTGAGTATGCCATCATGAAAGCTGAGCCAGACAACAAcatctttgacattgatgcTGACACAGGGGAGATCATGCTCAAGTCCTACATCAAGTCAATGGCCATCATTCAGAACATCACCAAGCAGAGAGACTGCACCTGGTCTCTAGTGGTGCAGGCCAGGGACCGAGGCCAGCCGTCCTTCAGCACCACTGCAGTCATCAAGATCGACATCACTGAAGCTGTAAGTTGCAACAGTGCAGATGTGTAGCAAAATGCCAGTCAAACTCATCTGACGGGTTCTTGTCTTCATACTCATGACTCATACTCATACTCATAATAATTAATGATACAGATTTTTCTAAAGttatacatttcaaaaacattaaaactagAATGTGCAAGTTGCAACCATTAGTTGATAGAGTTGATGGTGTGACCGCACATTTTCTCCATATTCCAATCAACgatatttttctcaaaatcaaTCAAGTGTTGAAACATCTGATCAATTTGCATATGGAGGTGCAGCTTTTCTGAAGAATAACCCATTTCATCACAGCCCAGAATAGCAGGTTCAACAGTTCTTTGCTTGCGTAGCGATTCACTATTTGTAGTCGTAAAAATCAGAATCTCACACAAATGCAATTGTCATGTTTTTCAGATAAAATCCAGATTTGTGTCACACTTCTTGGGCCTAAGGAAACATCCAGGGGCTGTGTTTGGGATTTGTTTGACCTTTGTCACCTTCGCCATTTCACTGACAATCTTCATTTCAACCTTTATATACTGGAACTCTGTGAAAAAGTCCCGTGTACAAGCTCAGGGCAAGATCAGAAAGATTATAAGGAGGCCTGTGCCATAAGTGAAGCTTGCCTTGAGATCATCAGCACAGCTGTActgttgtttttactctgtGGTTCCAAGAATTTGTAGCAATTCATTTTCAAAGGATTTTGATGTAGAACAAGTGTCTGTAAAAGAGTACAGGAGCACAATTTCTCTATGCTTTTCCCAATGTTTTCACTTAGTACAACATTGTGACACCATAACCAGaacaaaaataaccaaattagttctgtttttgtcttcttcactTTCACACCAATCCATATATTCATTATACTAATGCTGGATGGTCTCAGCTATAGGTTTACCTGTCAACCTCTCTGATCTTGTCTTGACATCATTTAAAACAGTAAAACCATGAATCTAAGTATGCTCAGTAAGTTAAATTTGCAAGACATCTACAATTATTATCTTGTTATATAAACAGTATTATTTGCAGTGAATTATACCTggattttaaatagttttgaaCCTAACGTGATATTTTGGGCCAAATGATGAATACATGCAGTACTACAGTACATTTGCGGGACAATATTTAGA
This portion of the Etheostoma cragini isolate CJK2018 chromosome 17, CSU_Ecrag_1.0, whole genome shotgun sequence genome encodes:
- the cdhr1a gene encoding cadherin-related family member 1 isoform X2, which produces MCHWISMCAFVFSPLQSDTQKRKSCISCTRLSTEPSSWCGFMTSFFRMKNVKILHLPLLFVFVHPCFAQADFAPYFYDNGPYSYNGNMALFSLSEDTAVGTQIYCLNGTDPEGQEVRYGLSFDPGSKEYFRVDPISGNITLVEQLDREKQDSVDVLVSITDGQSKVVERVTIFVMDANDEKPEFLNMPAIIDVLETTGSGSSIYKVEAVDKDTGSGGSVTFFLQNPQSTLFAMDRHSGVLRIKSGEMLDYEKTKTHFVTVIARDGGGDFNGKEQFMSSSATLTINVIDTQDTSPIFIGTPYFGYVYEISEPGSEIFNVVAKDGDAGNPNPILYSFDDGDDGVFRINKTSGCITLLTLPMYLKREIFNIKVKASEVSPEGRLMDYEVTTVVIRVVDLNNNPPTFYGENGPQNMFELTMYEHPPEGEILRGLKITVNDSDQGANAKFNLKLIGPGRMLRVVPQTVLNEAQVTILVEDSAAMDYEKHHVLTYKLLAVEIDTPERFSATADIVIHLLDTNDNAPKFSSDYYIARIPENSPGGSNVVSVTATDPDSGPWGEVKYSIYGSGADLFLIQPVSGIIYTQPWASLDAEVRSKYNFYVKAEDAEGKYSLAEVFVTVLDLNDHPPAFNDNFLEKTMVIGAPVKIQAVDDDAEVPNNVIEYAIMKAEPDNNIFDIDADTGEIMLKSYIKSMAIIQNITKQRDCTWSLVVQARDRGQPSFSTTAVIKIDITEAIKSRFVSHFLGLRKHPGAVFGICLTFVTFAISLTIFISTFIYWNSVKKSRVQAQGKIRKIIRRPVP
- the cdhr1a gene encoding cadherin-related family member 1 isoform X1; translation: MCHWISMCAFVFSPLQSDTQKRKSCISCTRLSTEPSSWCGFMTSFFRMKNVKILHLPLLFVFVHPCFAQADFAPYFYDNGPYSYNGNMALFSLSEDTAVGTQIYCLNGTDPEGQEVRYGLSFDPGSKEYFRVDPISGNITLVEQLDREKQDSVDVLVSITDGQSKVVERVTIFVMDANDEKPEFLNMPAIIDVLETTGSGSSIYKVEAVDKDTGSGGSVTFFLQNPQSTLFAMDRHSGVLRIKSGEMLDYEKTKTHFVTVIARDGGGDFNGKEQFMSSSATLTINVIDTQDTSPIFIGTPYFGYVYEISEPGSEIFNVVAKDGDAGNPNPILYSFDDGDDGVFRINKTSGCITLLTLPMYLKREIFNIKVKASEVSPEGRLMDYEVTTVVIRVVDLNNNPPTFYGENGPQNMFELTMYEHPPEGEILRGLKITVNDSDQGANAKFNLKLIGPGRMLRVVPQTVLNEAQVTILVEDSAAMDYEKHHVLTYKLLAVEIDTPERFSATADIVIHLLDTNDNAPKFSSDYYIARIPENSPGGSNVVSVTATDPDSGPWGEVKYSIYGSGADLFLIQPVSGIIYTQPWASLDAEVRSKYNFYVKAEDAEGKYSLAEVFVTVLDLNDHPPAFNDNFLEKTMVIGAPVKIQAVDDDAEVPNNVIEYAIMKAEPDNNIFDIDADTGEIMLKSYIKSMAIIQNITKQRDCTWSLVVQARDRGQPSFSTTAVIKIDITEATQLNGGPLGSFLMQNRNKPLQILGMLAGVISLMVIVTVIISTATFMRNKKSNRILPNRRVRRRARKQQTWNFKNPFKTPETAGEKFRVEEEELESEVIVENVNYNNNVTNVVRHWPLPPCAPSLPPPPPLYIPGERQWAVPTVSATVAPKPRKKPFMNRQDTVNLALVSELKMKLEQKRMLKH